The genomic DNA GAGCCGGTCCACGTAGTCCGCCAGCTGCTCCATCGCGTCGACGTACGCGCCGGCGACGGGGTCGTACGGCGCCAGCTCGGCCGCGGGCTTGCCCTCCAGCGCCGCCAGCACCCAGTCGAAGGCCGCCCTGTCCAGCCCCGCTGCGGCGGCGGTCTCGCGCACCAGCGCGGCGTGGTCGGCGGGCGGCACACCCCCGCCCAGACGCAGGACGGCCCGGAACAGCACGAAGAAGGTGCCGGCCGAGTGCACGAGCAGCCGGCCCAGCGCCTTGCCGTCGGCCGCCGTGGCGGCGTACTCGGTCCTCAGCCGCAGCACCTTGCCGCGGATCTCGTGCTCGAGCTCCAGCCTGAGGTCCGCGCGCCTGGTGACGAGCGTGACGAAGGGGTCGCGCCCGGCCAGCACGCGGTGGGCGTCCCGCATGTCCTCGAACTCGATGGGGAACACGTCCGTCGAGGCGCTCCATTCCCTCTCGGCGAAGATCAGGGGCGGAGGCTGCCCGCCCCGCGCCCACTCCGCGATCACCGGCGTGGCGCCGTGGAGCGCGGCGACCGAGGCGTCCTTCACGATGAGGAGCAGGTTGAGGTCCGAACGTCCCGCGACGTGCGTGCCCCGCGCCGCCGAGCCGTAGAGCAGCAGCGACGCGAGGTTCGCGCCGAGCGCCGTCTCCAGGCGACGGGCGAATTCCTCGATCCCGAGCTTGCTGTCCGCCGCCATCAGAACCCTCCCGAGGCGCCGCCGCCCCCGAAGCCGCCCCCGCCGCCGAAGCCGCCGAATCCCCCGCCGCCCCCGAAGCCCCCGAAGCCGCCCCCGCCGAACCCGCCGCCACCCCAGCCCCCGCGCCGGCCGCCGCTCATCAGCGAGCCGATGATGAGACCCTGCAGCAGGCCGCTCCCGCCGCCCCGCCGGCCCATCACCCGCAGCACCACCAGCAGCAGCACGACGAAGAACAGGCCCGCCAGGACGCCGGAGCCGCGCCTCCCGGATTCCTGCGGGGCCTCCTCGGGAGCCGGCGCCGGCGCGCCGGTCAGCTCGAAGCCGAACTCCTTCGCGTAGGCGGCGCCGAGCATCCGCACGCCCGCCACCAGCCCCGCCGCGTAGCTCCCCTCGCTCACCGACGTCCGCCCGATCTCGTCCCGGACCCGCCCCGCCAGCGCGTCGGGAATGAACCCCTCGGCCCCGGTGCCGGTCGCGATGGCCAGCTTGGCCTTGCCGTCGCCGGGCCGCGCGCCCGGGACCAGCAGCAGGACGACGCCGGTGTTGCGCCGCGGATCGCCCGCCGCCCCCTGCGCACCCACCTTCCACTCCCTGCCGATGTCCCGCGCCACGTCGATCGGCTCGCGGCCCCCGATGTCGGCCAGCGTCACGACTACGATCTCGCCGCCGGAGGCGGCACGCACCTGGCTGATCAGCGAATCCATCGCGGCGTGCG from Gemmatimonadales bacterium includes the following:
- a CDS encoding TPM domain-containing protein, with translation MPFSVLVALLLQLQLPAPTGFVNDFAHVIDAASHAAMDSLISQVRAASGGEIVVVTLADIGGREPIDVARDIGREWKVGAQGAAGDPRRNTGVVLLLVPGARPGDGKAKLAIATGTGAEGFIPDALAGRVRDEIGRTSVSEGSYAAGLVAGVRMLGAAYAKEFGFELTGAPAPAPEEAPQESGRRGSGVLAGLFFVVLLLVVLRVMGRRGGGSGLLQGLIIGSLMSGGRRGGWGGGGFGGGGFGGFGGGGGFGGFGGGGGFGGGGASGGF